One window of the Nicotiana tabacum cultivar K326 chromosome 4, ASM71507v2, whole genome shotgun sequence genome contains the following:
- the LOC107763779 gene encoding non-specific lipid transfer protein GPI-anchored 10: protein MAFSNFLPAYPTTTVLIFSLLFVLVPTTHSQTFGNLPAGPTVSSCGPLLLQLVPCGPFVQGASPSPVDQCCSNLRQLYNQQPGCLCLLLNQTSLSSLPINTTLALQLPLLCNMHVDRSTCSVSEGLSPNAPTPQVSFGTKTNSTVAASPMQTVAPKTTSILGFGFHNSSASAVNYNAKESLMITVLTSWGALLWL from the exons ATGGCTTTTTCCAATTTCCTACCTGCTTATCCTACTACTACTGTTCttattttttcacttctttttgttCTTGTACCTACCACCCATTCACAAACCTTTGGTAACTTACCTGCAGGCCCCACCGTGTCGTCGTGTGGGCCACTCCTGTTACAATTGGTTCCATGTGGACCATTCGTGCAAGGCGCGTCGCCATCACCGGTAGATCAGTGTTGCAGTAACCTCAGGCAACTCTATAACCAGCAACCAGGTTGTCTTTGCCTGTTGCTCAATCAAACAAGCCTCAGCTCTCTTCCTATCAACACCACATTAGCTCTTCAGTTACCACTTCTTTGTAACATGCATGTTGACAGATCTACCTGTTCAG TTTCTGAAGGATTGTCTCCTAATGCACCAACACCTCAAGTTTCCTTTGGGACAAAAACCAATTCAACTGTTGCTG CTTCGCCGATGCAGACAGTAGCACCTAAGACAACCAGCATTTTGGGATTTGGCTTTCACAATAGCTCTGCTTCTGCTGTAAACTATAATGCGAAGGAGAGTTTGATGATCACAGTGCTTACTTCTTGGGGTGCATTACTCTGGCTCTAA